One genomic window of Desulfovibrionales bacterium includes the following:
- the acsB gene encoding acetyl-CoA decarbonylase/synthase complex subunit alpha/beta produces the protein MSKIICSAAIRGAHNIVEKAEQKYQEALDKWGPDHAVGFPNTAYYLPIIYGILGIPVSKLGDVRPVLEKCRSLLPPLVSEKVWLPYLAPTLEAGMATFFAEEIIEAIRYLEYPDFYTKQEDPVDGNIWLGAADDIILRKRGVEFVDGTAPGFAAILGAPPTKEIAAEIAKELQEKNLYVFMCAENNGVRMSEQLVEAGVQIGWPTRLVSFGPDYTATVFAMGFATRAAMSFGGIKPGDFRGNLIYNKNRIFAFAMPLGPVSDEWYANAAGAINWGFPAIADTPIPEILPTGICTYEHVVSNVPHSEIVQRAVEVRGLKVTVSKIDIPVSYGPAFEGERIRKDDLYLECGGGKTKGVELTVSRDMDEVEDGHVEMIGPDLDQIKDGSKLPFAMLIEVAGRQMQEDFEPILERQIHHLVNYAEGIMHIGQRAIMWLRVGKAAVGKGFRLKHLGTIMHAKYHQEFGAICDKVQVKIYTEEAKVDEVLALARKVYAARDKRVDRMTDETEETFYSCTLCQSFAPSHVCIITPERTGMCGAYNWLDGKASYEINPTGPNQPIVKGECIDPVLGKWKGTDAFIFKASRQKVSTASAYSLVHDPMTACGCFECIATILPLCNGVMIVNRDYLGMTPSGMKFTTMAGMVGGGEVTPGFLGVSKHYIASRKFILAEGGLKRVVWMPQMLKKELEDKLRKRGEELGIPNLIDMIADETKGATEEELLPFLEEAGHPALTMESIL, from the coding sequence GTGTCTAAGATTATTTGCTCAGCGGCGATTAGGGGCGCCCACAACATTGTGGAAAAGGCCGAACAGAAGTATCAGGAGGCGCTGGATAAGTGGGGACCGGACCATGCGGTGGGTTTTCCGAATACCGCATACTATCTTCCCATCATATACGGCATTCTCGGAATACCGGTGTCCAAGTTGGGGGATGTAAGACCGGTACTGGAAAAATGCCGATCGTTGCTTCCACCGCTCGTCAGCGAGAAGGTCTGGTTGCCGTATCTGGCTCCGACGCTGGAGGCCGGCATGGCCACCTTCTTCGCCGAGGAGATTATTGAGGCGATTCGGTATCTGGAATACCCGGATTTCTATACGAAACAGGAAGATCCGGTAGACGGCAATATCTGGCTCGGCGCCGCGGATGATATCATTCTGCGCAAGCGGGGCGTAGAGTTTGTCGACGGCACGGCTCCGGGATTCGCGGCCATCCTGGGTGCGCCTCCGACCAAGGAGATCGCTGCCGAGATAGCGAAGGAACTCCAGGAAAAGAATCTGTACGTTTTTATGTGCGCGGAGAACAACGGCGTGAGGATGTCGGAGCAGCTGGTCGAGGCGGGTGTACAGATCGGTTGGCCCACACGGCTTGTCTCTTTCGGGCCCGACTACACGGCCACAGTCTTTGCTATGGGTTTTGCCACCCGCGCCGCCATGTCCTTCGGCGGCATCAAACCGGGTGACTTCCGCGGCAACCTCATCTACAACAAGAACCGTATATTCGCTTTTGCCATGCCCTTGGGGCCGGTGTCCGACGAATGGTACGCCAATGCCGCCGGGGCGATAAACTGGGGCTTCCCCGCCATAGCCGACACCCCGATACCCGAGATCCTGCCCACCGGTATCTGCACATACGAACACGTGGTCAGCAACGTGCCCCACAGTGAGATTGTGCAGCGGGCCGTAGAAGTGAGGGGCTTGAAGGTTACCGTGTCCAAGATAGACATACCGGTATCCTATGGCCCGGCCTTTGAGGGTGAGCGGATCCGGAAAGATGACCTCTATCTGGAATGCGGCGGAGGTAAGACCAAAGGCGTTGAACTGACGGTAAGCCGGGATATGGATGAGGTGGAAGATGGTCATGTGGAGATGATCGGTCCGGATCTGGACCAGATCAAGGATGGTTCGAAGCTTCCCTTCGCCATGCTCATAGAAGTGGCGGGACGCCAGATGCAGGAGGATTTCGAGCCCATTCTGGAGCGGCAGATTCACCATCTGGTCAACTACGCTGAAGGCATCATGCACATCGGGCAGCGCGCCATCATGTGGCTTCGCGTTGGAAAGGCAGCCGTGGGGAAGGGGTTCCGGCTGAAGCACCTGGGAACGATAATGCATGCCAAGTACCACCAGGAATTCGGTGCGATCTGCGACAAGGTGCAGGTCAAGATATACACTGAAGAGGCCAAGGTGGACGAAGTACTGGCGTTGGCACGGAAGGTATACGCGGCACGCGACAAGAGAGTCGATCGCATGACTGACGAGACGGAGGAGACATTCTATTCCTGTACCCTGTGTCAGTCCTTTGCCCCTAGCCATGTCTGCATCATTACCCCGGAGCGGACCGGGATGTGCGGCGCTTATAACTGGCTGGATGGCAAGGCGTCGTATGAGATCAACCCTACCGGCCCCAATCAACCTATTGTCAAGGGGGAATGCATAGATCCGGTCCTTGGCAAATGGAAGGGCACGGATGCATTTATTTTTAAGGCCTCCCGGCAGAAGGTCTCGACGGCCAGCGCTTACAGTCTCGTCCACGATCCGATGACGGCCTGCGGCTGTTTTGAATGCATCGCCACCATCTTACCCCTTTGTAACGGGGTGATGATCGTCAACCGTGATTATCTGGGCATGACGCCGAGTGGTATGAAATTCACCACTATGGCCGGTATGGTGGGCGGCGGGGAGGTTACCCCGGGCTTTTTGGGTGTAAGCAAGCACTATATTGCCAGCCGTAAGTTTATCCTGGCCGAGGGCGGGTTGAAGCGTGTTGTGTGGATGCCGCAGATGTTGAAGAAGGAGTTGGAAGATAAATTAAGAAAGCGGGGAGAAGAACTGGGTATCCCAAACTTGATTGATATGATCGCTGATGAGACAAAGGGTGCTACGGAGGAAGAGCTTCTTCCCTTCCTGGAAGAGGCCGGACATCCGGCGCTCACCATGGAATCTATACTTTAA
- a CDS encoding dihydropteroate synthase: MEDNMAVCVAENINIMSKTIGAAIKGRDAKPIQDMARELTKAGADYLDLNIGPARKGGDETMDWLVKTVCEVTDLPLSLDTSNPAAIEAGLKANPGKSLINSISLQPERLEAFLPMAGKYNADMIGLLWSQEGMPRDANERAAHCVDIIYKANEAGIPTEKIWIDPIATPISMDVNQVLAGLEFMSMLSEIAPGAKSIVGLSNISNGAPHELRPHINRCYLVMLMKYGIYSAIVDGYDVELLTIAKGGMTGIVNLVHGMMDGNEPDPKGLGPKELEYYKTARVLMGKTLYSHSWLTV, from the coding sequence GTGGAGGATAATATGGCTGTTTGTGTGGCGGAAAACATCAATATTATGTCGAAGACCATCGGTGCGGCTATAAAGGGACGCGATGCCAAGCCGATCCAGGATATGGCCCGGGAGCTCACTAAAGCCGGGGCGGATTATCTTGATCTCAACATCGGTCCGGCCCGTAAGGGCGGCGATGAGACTATGGATTGGCTGGTTAAGACCGTATGTGAGGTGACGGACTTGCCGCTTTCCCTGGATACCAGCAATCCAGCCGCTATTGAGGCCGGTCTAAAGGCCAATCCGGGTAAATCCCTTATAAACTCAATTTCTCTGCAGCCGGAACGGCTGGAGGCCTTTTTGCCTATGGCGGGGAAGTACAATGCCGATATGATCGGCCTTCTCTGGAGTCAGGAAGGTATGCCGCGGGATGCCAATGAGCGGGCGGCCCACTGCGTGGATATTATCTACAAGGCCAATGAGGCCGGTATTCCTACAGAAAAGATATGGATAGACCCCATAGCCACGCCAATAAGCATGGATGTCAACCAGGTGCTGGCCGGCCTGGAATTTATGTCCATGCTTTCGGAGATCGCCCCGGGTGCCAAATCCATCGTCGGCCTTTCCAATATCTCGAACGGGGCTCCGCACGAACTGAGACCTCATATCAACCGTTGTTACCTCGTAATGCTCATGAAATACGGTATTTACTCGGCCATCGTAGATGGTTATGATGTGGAATTGTTAACCATTGCCAAGGGGGGGATGACCGGAATAGTCAATCTCGTACATGGCATGATGGATGGAAATGAGCCTGATCCCAAGGGCCTTGGTCCAAAAGAACTTGAGTACTATAAGACAGCGCGGGTCCTTATGGGAAAGACGCTCTATTCTCACTCCTGGCTGACAGTGTAA
- the acsC gene encoding acetyl-CoA decarbonylase/synthase complex subunit gamma: MALSGIEIFKKLPKKNCGECGVPTCLAFAMKLATGQAELAACPYVSDDVRAEIDEASAPPIRTLTIGTGDRAVKLGGETVMFRHEKRFENPPGLALMLSDTMDDSVVNERLSKFGDLEFERVGLILRPQMLALKEESGDAGKFAAFVKRVIDQMDAAIILMSDRPEVISEALKVSKDKKPLIYAATKDTAEVMGSLAKESACPLAVKGSGLDEVMAVTDKLLGMGLKDLVIDSQPANVKKALEDQVVIRRSALVKKVKQVGFPTITFPGRLTESKMKEALIASMLIAKYAGIIVLSEMEGHNVFPLLLDSLNIYTDPQRPMAVEEKVYEIGGPREDSPVLITSNFSLTYFIVSGEVESSRVPAWLLIKDTEGLSVLTAWAAGKFAADTVAVLVKKSGIADRVKHRKLVIPGYLAGMSGELEEELPDWQILVGPREAAHLSAYLKQWSA, translated from the coding sequence ATGGCATTAAGTGGTATAGAGATATTTAAGAAATTACCCAAGAAGAACTGTGGCGAATGCGGGGTTCCCACCTGTCTGGCCTTTGCCATGAAACTGGCTACCGGTCAGGCCGAATTGGCTGCCTGTCCTTATGTCTCGGACGATGTGAGGGCAGAGATAGATGAGGCCTCGGCGCCGCCTATCCGCACCTTGACTATTGGTACGGGAGACCGTGCGGTTAAACTGGGCGGTGAGACGGTGATGTTCAGGCATGAGAAGAGGTTTGAGAACCCTCCGGGTCTGGCCCTTATGCTTTCCGATACCATGGATGACTCCGTAGTAAATGAAAGGCTTTCTAAATTTGGAGACCTGGAATTTGAACGGGTGGGATTGATCCTGCGTCCGCAGATGCTGGCCCTCAAAGAAGAATCCGGAGACGCCGGTAAGTTTGCCGCTTTTGTAAAGCGGGTGATTGATCAGATGGATGCCGCTATTATCCTGATGAGCGATAGGCCGGAGGTTATTTCTGAGGCCCTAAAAGTCAGCAAGGATAAGAAGCCCCTTATCTATGCAGCAACCAAGGATACGGCGGAGGTTATGGGCAGCCTGGCCAAAGAGTCGGCCTGCCCTCTGGCGGTAAAAGGCTCCGGCCTGGATGAGGTCATGGCTGTTACAGATAAGCTTCTGGGGATGGGGCTTAAAGACTTGGTGATAGACAGCCAGCCGGCGAACGTTAAGAAGGCCCTGGAGGATCAGGTAGTCATTCGGCGTTCGGCCTTGGTCAAGAAGGTTAAACAAGTGGGATTCCCTACCATTACCTTCCCTGGCCGGTTGACGGAGAGCAAGATGAAGGAAGCCCTGATCGCCTCGATGCTTATTGCCAAGTATGCAGGGATTATTGTCCTTTCAGAGATGGAAGGCCATAACGTATTTCCACTTCTTCTGGACAGCTTGAATATCTATACCGACCCGCAGCGTCCTATGGCCGTAGAGGAAAAGGTCTATGAGATTGGAGGCCCCAGGGAAGATTCGCCGGTTTTGATCACATCCAATTTCTCTTTGACTTACTTTATCGTTTCCGGCGAAGTGGAGTCCAGCCGGGTGCCGGCCTGGTTGCTGATCAAAGACACAGAAGGTCTGTCCGTCCTCACGGCCTGGGCAGCAGGTAAGTTTGCCGCTGATACCGTAGCTGTGCTTGTCAAGAAGTCCGGCATAGCCGATCGGGTGAAACACCGTAAGCTGGTTATCCCTGGTTACCTTGCGGGCATGAGCGGTGAACTGGAAGAGGAACTGCCGGATTGGCAGATATTGGTTGGCCCCCGTGAGGCGGCCCACCTGTCGGCGTATCTTAAGCAGTGGAGCGCATAA
- a CDS encoding acetyl-CoA decarbonylase/synthase complex subunit delta, giving the protein MALEIPKVSYSGKIREIVLGKGDKAITVGGGTSYPFYLFEGQMPLKPRIAMEVYDSPPEDWAPKALEPFADVVSDPAAWARKCADTYGAEMIALQLVSTDPNGENRSAEEAAALTKKVAEAVAVPLIVWGCNNAEKDMEVLRKIAEDCAGRNLMIGPVTEANYKQIGAVAIGYEHTVIASTPIDINLAKQLNILLGNLGVPDGRILIDPTTGALGYGLEYGYSVMERIRMAALTQEDERLQFPMICNLGKEIWKTKEAKQSRDEAPKLGDPAKRGVLMEAVTAQLLLLAGADILIMRHPESIALIKDMISDLTAG; this is encoded by the coding sequence ATGGCTTTAGAGATACCAAAGGTTTCTTATTCAGGGAAAATAAGAGAGATTGTTTTGGGTAAGGGGGATAAGGCGATCACGGTAGGTGGTGGGACCTCTTATCCTTTTTATCTTTTTGAGGGCCAGATGCCTTTAAAACCACGTATCGCCATGGAGGTTTATGACAGCCCGCCCGAAGACTGGGCGCCTAAGGCCCTGGAGCCTTTTGCCGACGTGGTTTCAGACCCGGCGGCCTGGGCCAGGAAATGCGCGGATACCTACGGCGCGGAGATGATTGCCCTTCAGTTGGTCAGTACAGACCCCAACGGCGAGAACCGTTCCGCAGAAGAGGCGGCCGCATTGACCAAAAAGGTAGCCGAAGCCGTGGCTGTCCCGCTCATCGTATGGGGATGCAATAATGCGGAGAAAGATATGGAGGTGTTACGAAAGATAGCCGAGGATTGCGCGGGACGGAATTTGATGATCGGCCCGGTGACCGAGGCCAATTATAAACAGATCGGTGCTGTGGCCATTGGATATGAACACACGGTTATTGCCTCGACTCCTATCGATATAAATCTGGCCAAACAGCTCAACATCCTGCTTGGCAACCTGGGTGTGCCGGACGGACGCATCCTCATCGATCCGACCACCGGCGCCCTTGGATACGGATTGGAATATGGCTACTCGGTCATGGAACGTATTCGGATGGCAGCTCTAACCCAGGAAGACGAGCGGTTACAGTTCCCGATGATCTGTAATCTGGGCAAAGAGATATGGAAGACCAAGGAGGCCAAACAGAGCCGGGATGAGGCTCCCAAACTGGGTGATCCGGCAAAGCGGGGTGTGCTTATGGAAGCCGTGACGGCGCAGCTGCTTTTACTGGCCGGGGCGGATATTTTAATCATGAGGCATCCAGAGTCTATTGCGCTTATAAAAGATATGATCAGTGACCTGACAGCCGGATAA